The Methanomassiliicoccales archaeon genome window below encodes:
- a CDS encoding mechanosensitive ion channel, producing the protein MYEDISAATDANDWLTSYGWSLLLLFLIFVVFLYLWSYFNKNLEKMKTTDNKYLDPDLIKYLGKLAKIAMITIILLMLGLVLSEMWESFNRSVWQPYIGLISQLVIVLMAVLFAGLVAKMFRNISRNYRLRSVGKGMQGSAAEIVSLLASYIVYILAAVFVVIVLLAQISDINIIEHLSRFWEESGGKIEVLAIFLIALFLTIRLINTIFEDFKFRTKKFDPQVVELLNSLVRYVFYLIGFMVTVFILFSVMGLEQVGIILIVTILVFISLSISLSYPTIKNIVAGLAIMNTEIFTVGDKVRIGTDLICEIIEKNLVFTKVRTEDGETVSVPNSEIISSRVLNYKRSLAHGISVIFDVPIMILYEDVEAMVKRAVNAVDGLMKEPAPILHAVDIHDGKIRYELNAYVLDALRAKKVRSDLIKSIQLAQAADEKVKI; encoded by the coding sequence ATGTATGAAGATATCTCTGCCGCCACAGATGCTAATGATTGGCTCACTAGCTATGGTTGGTCTTTGCTATTGCTTTTTTTAATTTTTGTAGTCTTTCTTTATCTATGGTCTTATTTCAATAAAAATCTAGAAAAGATGAAAACAACTGATAATAAATATCTGGATCCTGATCTTATTAAATATTTAGGGAAACTGGCAAAAATTGCCATGATAACTATCATCTTGCTGATGCTTGGCCTAGTGCTTTCCGAGATGTGGGAATCATTCAATCGGAGCGTGTGGCAGCCTTATATAGGGTTAATAAGCCAACTTGTTATTGTTTTAATGGCAGTATTATTTGCTGGCTTAGTCGCCAAGATGTTCCGCAATATATCAAGAAACTATAGACTTCGCTCGGTTGGAAAGGGGATGCAAGGCAGCGCTGCGGAGATCGTTAGTCTCTTGGCTAGCTACATTGTCTATATTTTAGCTGCTGTTTTTGTTGTAATAGTACTATTGGCACAGATTTCTGACATTAACATAATAGAGCATCTGTCTCGCTTTTGGGAAGAAAGTGGGGGAAAAATTGAGGTTCTAGCCATTTTCTTAATAGCGTTATTTTTAACGATAAGGTTAATTAACACTATTTTTGAGGATTTTAAATTCAGAACCAAGAAATTCGATCCTCAGGTAGTAGAATTACTCAATTCCTTGGTGCGTTATGTTTTCTATTTGATAGGGTTCATGGTCACGGTCTTCATCTTATTTTCAGTGATGGGGTTGGAGCAGGTTGGAATAATATTGATAGTCACTATTCTTGTCTTCATCTCTCTAAGCATTTCTCTCTCCTATCCCACCATTAAAAACATAGTGGCAGGGTTAGCAATAATGAACACGGAAATATTTACCGTGGGAGATAAAGTTCGGATAGGCACCGATTTAATATGCGAGATTATTGAAAAAAATCTAGTCTTTACAAAGGTAAGGACTGAGGACGGAGAGACAGTAAGTGTGCCTAACAGCGAAATAATTTCCAGTCGAGTCCTTAATTATAAGCGCTCCTTGGCTCACGGCATCTCCGTAATTTTCGATGTCCCGATAATGATTTTGTATGAGGATGTGGAAGCCATGGTCAAGAGGGCCGTAAATGCGGTCGATGGTCTTATGAAAGAGCCGGCCCCGATTTTGCATGCCGTTGATATCCATGATGGAAAAATTAGATATGAACTCAATGCCTATGTGCTGGATGCTCTGAGAGCAAAAAAAGTAAGGTCCGACCTCATTAAAAGTATTCAACTTGCTCAAGCTGCAGATGAGAAAGTGAAGATTTGA
- the serS gene encoding serine--tRNA ligase, with amino-acid sequence MLDVDVIRKNPEAIRVMLQNRNYPEEILDQFLSVDKEWRALVEESNQLKRYRNQVAEQVPRLRDEEKQRTIAEMKRVSNRISEIDAKIAQLEEQRSEIVLNMPNIPDESVPVGKSSAENILVRECCTKPTFDFIPKDHIAIAEDLDIIDFKRGAKIAGSGFYVLKGDGARLERAMINFMLDLHHSQGYKEIFPPVVVNRAAVIGTGQYPKMKDDMYWCERDDLWLNPTAEVPLTNLLQDEILDIDQLPIYLTAYLPSFRREAGRHAEMRGIIRVHEFNKVELVKFVLPENSFLELESLTADAEAVFRMLGLPYRVIELCTGDLGFASAKTYDIEVHAPGTQLWLECSSCSCFTDFQARRARIKFRRAPHLKSEFVHTLNGSGVALPRTMVGILENFQNKDGTVTIPEILRPYMQGQELIE; translated from the coding sequence ATGTTAGACGTGGACGTGATCCGCAAGAACCCAGAAGCTATTCGAGTCATGCTCCAGAATCGAAATTATCCAGAGGAGATTCTAGATCAATTCCTCAGTGTGGACAAGGAGTGGAGAGCGTTAGTAGAAGAGTCTAATCAATTGAAGAGATATCGGAACCAGGTCGCAGAGCAAGTACCCAGGCTTCGTGATGAGGAGAAACAGCGCACCATTGCAGAGATGAAGCGCGTTTCCAATAGAATCTCAGAGATTGACGCCAAGATAGCCCAACTTGAAGAGCAAAGGAGTGAGATTGTTTTAAATATGCCTAACATCCCCGATGAAAGCGTTCCAGTAGGCAAGAGCTCAGCGGAGAATATTCTAGTCAGGGAATGTTGCACAAAGCCAACATTTGATTTTATTCCCAAGGACCACATCGCGATAGCAGAGGACCTGGATATCATTGATTTTAAAAGAGGTGCAAAGATCGCTGGAAGTGGCTTCTATGTGCTTAAGGGAGATGGTGCAAGATTGGAGAGAGCGATGATCAATTTCATGTTAGATCTTCACCATTCCCAGGGCTATAAAGAGATATTTCCACCAGTAGTCGTGAATAGAGCTGCTGTTATAGGTACCGGTCAATACCCGAAAATGAAGGATGATATGTATTGGTGTGAACGCGACGACCTGTGGCTGAACCCTACTGCAGAGGTTCCATTGACAAATTTGCTGCAGGACGAGATTCTGGATATAGACCAGCTTCCAATCTACCTAACTGCCTATTTGCCCTCCTTCCGAAGGGAGGCGGGAAGGCATGCTGAGATGCGCGGCATAATAAGGGTTCATGAATTTAATAAAGTAGAGCTGGTAAAGTTTGTTCTCCCAGAAAATAGTTTTCTTGAGCTTGAGTCCTTAACAGCTGACGCAGAGGCTGTCTTTCGCATGCTTGGCCTTCCGTATCGAGTAATAGAGCTTTGCACGGGAGATTTAGGTTTTGCTAGTGCCAAGACCTATGACATAGAAGTTCATGCCCCTGGTACTCAGTTATGGCTGGAGTGTTCGTCTTGTTCGTGTTTTACTGATTTTCAGGCCAGGAGAGCTCGCATCAAGTTTCGAAGAGCCCCTCATTTGAAGAGTGAGTTTGTCCATACCTTGAATGGATCAGGCGTCGCCCTTCCAAGGACGATGGTGGGGATTTTAGAGAACTTTCAGAATAAAGATGGAACGGTCACTATTCCTGAGATTTTACGGCCTTATATGCAGGGCCAAGAACTCATTGAATAG
- a CDS encoding YhbY family RNA-binding protein yields the protein MIKKMSKNELKSKGTKLKSTVHIGKEGLSAAVVDEVGNQLRANKLVKIKILESSAEFKHAIAEELTIKTGAALLEIRGNTILICQKDILK from the coding sequence ATGATAAAGAAAATGAGTAAAAACGAACTTAAGTCAAAAGGAACCAAGCTTAAATCGACCGTACACATCGGGAAGGAAGGGCTTAGCGCAGCTGTCGTGGATGAAGTTGGGAATCAATTAAGAGCCAACAAATTGGTGAAGATCAAGATTCTTGAATCTTCTGCAGAGTTTAAGCACGCCATTGCTGAGGAATTGACAATAAAGACAGGAGCGGCTCTTCTTGAGATTAGAGGCAATACGATTCTAATCTGTCAAAAAGATATTTTAAAATAA
- a CDS encoding 50S ribosomal protein L16 produces MSRKPARMYTQVKGQPYTRKEYMGGVPAPRISQFDLGNPNADFPVEFSLRVKELCQIRHTALEAARISANRLLAKKAGASNYYLKIRTYPHNVLRENKLATGAGADRVSSGMRAAFGKAVGTAARVRPGQVIITVRVPPTAAAVAKEALWAASIKLPTPCYIQVEKGKELIA; encoded by the coding sequence ATGTCGCGCAAGCCGGCAAGGATGTATACCCAGGTCAAGGGTCAGCCTTATACCCGAAAGGAATATATGGGGGGTGTACCCGCACCGCGTATCAGTCAATTCGATCTAGGAAACCCCAATGCGGACTTTCCCGTTGAGTTCTCACTTCGGGTTAAGGAATTATGTCAGATTCGACACACGGCTCTCGAAGCAGCGCGTATTTCTGCCAACAGGCTTTTAGCTAAAAAAGCTGGTGCAAGCAACTATTACCTCAAGATTCGCACATATCCTCACAACGTCCTTCGCGAGAATAAATTGGCCACAGGGGCCGGGGCTGACCGTGTCTCAAGTGGCATGAGAGCTGCGTTCGGCAAGGCCGTAGGTACGGCGGCTAGAGTTCGTCCAGGTCAAGTAATAATAACAGTGAGGGTCCCACCAACAGCAGCTGCAGTGGCAAAGGAAGCATTATGGGCCGCATCTATAAAGCTTCCCACGCCTTGCTATATCCAGGTGGAGAAAGGAAAGGAGCTCATAGCCTAG